The following is a genomic window from Verrucosispora sp. WMMD573.
CGGGGCCTGCTACGCGGCTCGGTGGCCGCGATGGCCGGTGTCGGCCTCGCCACGGCGGGGGTGGGCGCGACGGCCGCCTCCGCCGGTCCCAAGCACGGCCCGGGGCACGGTCCCGGGCATGGACATGGGCCCGGGCACGGGCACGCCGGTCGGCGGCGGGTGCCGCCGGGGCTGATCAGCATTCAGTTGTGGACGGTCCGTGACGCGCTGAACGGCGAGCCGGGCTACGACGCCACGCTGCGGCACCTGGCCCGGATCGGCTACCCCAAGGTGGAGCTGGCGCTGGGCTACTTCGGCCGCAACGCCGCCCAGCTGCGTCGCTTCCTGGACAGCATCTGCATCAAGGCAACGTCCAGCCACGACGGGATCAGCGAAACTCCCGCCGCGCTCCAGGAGAAGATCCGCAACGCGGTGACGCTGGGTCAGAAGTTCATGGTGGTGCCGTACCTCTACTCGGAGAACGCCGACGACTGGAAGCGGTGGGCGGAGCAGATGAACGTCGAGGCCGCCGCGGCGGCCCGCGCCGGTCTGCGTTACGGCTACCACAACCACGCCCACGAGTTCACCATCGACCTCGGCAACGGTCGCACCCCGTGGGACGTGCTGACCGAGGAACTGGACCCCCGGCTCGTCCACCTGGAGATCGACATCTACTGGGCGGTCACCGGTGGCATCGAGTCCGGTGACGGTGCGACCGACCCCGAGGGCTTCACCCTGGACGTCATCCGCGCCGCGCCGCAGCGGGTGCTCCAGTACCACGTCAAGGACCGGCACGCCGCCGACGGCGACATGGCCGACCTGGGCACCGGGATGATCGATTTCAGGCGAATCTTCCGGAAGCACCCGGTGCTGGAGTACATCGTGGAGAACGACACTCCGGACGTGACGCCCCAGCAGACCGCCGAGGTCGGCTACCGCTACCTGCGCAACCTGCGGTACTGACGCTCGCTCTGCGGTAGTCGGGGCACCACGTCGGCCACGGTCGAGGTGGTGCCCCGACCAACCGGGGCGGAACCCGGCGCGACTCGACCGGGAGTGCCCGGTCACACGGTCGGTCGCTGTTCCTCCGCCCAGTAGGTGAGCCGCCGATCGTATTCCACGTACCATTCGTACAGATGATCGTCGTGGTGGTACGCCCGGACGAAACGGCTGTCCCTCAGCTCGGTGCAGACCAGGACGGCTCCGTGGGCCTGCCACACCGGGGGTGGCACCGCGCCGCTAGGCCCGACGACGATCAGCCGCAACCCCCGTAGCGTACGAAGGACTTCGTCCATCGTCGCGTTGCAGAGCGACGATGGGGTGATCTGGACGATCTCGCACTCGTCGGCCAGCCGGTGCAGGTCATCGCCGACCAGCTGGAGGCGCGCCTCACCGAACCTCGCGTTGAAC
Proteins encoded in this region:
- a CDS encoding sugar phosphate isomerase/epimerase; its protein translation is MCYGYDGMAALRRSVLDRRGLLRGSVAAMAGVGLATAGVGATAASAGPKHGPGHGPGHGHGPGHGHAGRRRVPPGLISIQLWTVRDALNGEPGYDATLRHLARIGYPKVELALGYFGRNAAQLRRFLDSICIKATSSHDGISETPAALQEKIRNAVTLGQKFMVVPYLYSENADDWKRWAEQMNVEAAAAARAGLRYGYHNHAHEFTIDLGNGRTPWDVLTEELDPRLVHLEIDIYWAVTGGIESGDGATDPEGFTLDVIRAAPQRVLQYHVKDRHAADGDMADLGTGMIDFRRIFRKHPVLEYIVENDTPDVTPQQTAEVGYRYLRNLRY